In Nicotiana tabacum cultivar K326 chromosome 19, ASM71507v2, whole genome shotgun sequence, one DNA window encodes the following:
- the LOC107759567 gene encoding very-long-chain aldehyde decarbonylase CER1, giving the protein MQWKQRLLREDRGRTKLQGLYFARKKLYKSMASKPGILTEWPWTFLGNFKYLVLAPFVGHSIYTYFMSKDESQRDIVYIIILPLLLSRVIHNQIWISLSRYRTAKGNNRIVDKSIEFDQVDRESNWDDQIIFNGLIYYIGYLLLEQAHHLPLWRTDGIIIIALLHIGPVEFLYYWLHRALHHHFLYSRYHSHHHSSIVTEPITSVIHPFAEHISYFLLFAIPLLTATLTGTASITAFGAYITYIDFMNNMGHCNFELIPKWIFSIFSPLKYLMYTPSYHSLHHTQFRTNYSLFMPMYDYIYDTLDKSSNTLYVKSLEREAELPDVMHLTHLTTPESIYHLRLGLASLASKPQSSKWYFWLMWPVTLWSIMITWIYGHTFIVERNLFKNLKLQTWAIPKYRIQYFMKWQRETINKLIEEAIMEADQKGIKVLSLGLLNQEEQLNNSGELYIRRNPQLKVKVVDGSSLAVAVVINSIPKGTSQVVLRGRLSKVAYSIALALCQGGIQVVTLDDEEYKRLKTKLNPEAATKLVLSKSYNISKTWLVRDGLSEDEQLKAPKGTIFIPYSQFPPKKARKDCFYFSTPAMITPKYLENVDSCENWLPRRVMSAWRIAGILHALEGWKEHECGNMMFDIDKVWKASLDHGFCPLTMASVTESKN; this is encoded by the exons ATGCAGTGGAAGCAAAGGCTTTTAAGAGAAGACAGAGGAAGAACAAAACTACAAGGACTTTATTTTGCGAGGAAGAAGCTGTACAAAAGCATGGCTTCTAAACCTGGCATTCTCACTGAATGGCCATGGACATTTCTTGGAAACTTCAAG TACTTGGTTTTGGCACCATTTGTGGGTCACAGCATATACACATACTTTATGAGCAAAGATGAAAGCCAGAGGGACATTGTATACATAATCATACTCCCACTTCTACTGTCGAGAGTGATTCACAACCAGATATGGATATCTCTATCTCGTTACAGGACTGCCAAGGGTAATAATCGAATTGTTGATAAAAGCATAGAATTTGATCAAGTTGACAGAGAAAGCAACTG GGATGATCAGATCATATTTAATGGACTGATATACTATATTGGATACCTGTTGCTGGAACAAGCTCATCACTTGCCTTTGTGGAGAACTGATGGCATCATTATTATTGCCTTGCTTCATATTGGTCCTGTCGAGTTTCTCTATTATTGGCTTCACAGAGCTCTGCACCACCATTTTCTCTACTCTCGTTATCATTCGCATCACCATTCCTCCATTGTTACTGAGCCCATCACTT CTGTAATTCATCCGTTTGCCGAGCACATATCATATTTCTTGCTCTTTGCCATACCATTGCTCACCGCTACACTCACTGGAACTGCTTCTATAACTGCATTTGGTGCGTATATCACCTACATTGATTTCATGAACAACATGGGGCATTGCAACTTTGAGCTCATTCCTAAGTGGATATTCTCTATATTTTCCCCTCTCAAGTACTTGATGTATACACCCTC GTACCACTCACTACATCACACTCAATTTAGGACAAATTATTCACTTTTCATGCCAATGTATGACTATATCTATGATACACTGGACAAGTCATCAAATACATTGTACGTAAAGTCACTTGAGAGAGAAGCTGAATTGCCTGATGTAATGCACCTTACACATCTAACAACCCCTGAATCCATTTACCATCTCCGCCTGGGGTTAGCATCCTTGGCCTCGAAGCCTCAGTCCTCTAAATGGTATTTCTGGCTAATGTGGCCTGTCACACTATGGTCGATAATGATCACATGGATTTATGGTCACACGTTTATTGTTGAGAGAAATTTGTTCAAGAATCTCAAATTGCAAACTTGGGCTATTCCAAAGTATCGCATACAA TACTTTATGAAATGGCAAAGAGAGACTATTAACAAGTTGATTGAGGAAGCCATCATGGAAGCAGATCAGAAAGGCATAAAAGTATTGAGCCTTGGACTCTTAAATCAA GAAGAGCAGCTGAATAATAGTGGGGAACTTTACATAAGAAGGAATCCTCAGCTGAAAGTAAAGGTGGTAGATGGAAGTAGCCTAGCTGTTGCTGTGGTCATAAATTCCATTCCTAAAGGAACTTCCCAAGTTGTCCTTCGAGGCCGTTTGTCCAAAGTTGCTTACTCCATTGCCTTAGCCTTGTGTCAAGGAGGAATTCAG gtTGTCACGTTAGATGACGAAGAGTACAAGAGACTTAAAACAAAGCTAAACCCCGAAGCTGCAACTAAACTGGTCCTGTCGAAATCTTATAATATTTCAAAG ACATGGCTAGTAAGGGATGGATTGAGTGAAGATGAACAATTGAAAGCACCAAAAGGAACAATATTCATTCCTTATTCACAATTCCCACCAAAGAAAGCTCGCAAGGATTGCTTCTACTTCAGCACACCAGCTATGATTACTCCAAAATATCTTGAAAATGTAGACTCTTGTGAG AATTGGTTGCCGCGAAGAGTGATGAGTGCGTGGAGAATAGCTGGGATTTTGCACGCGTTGGAAGGTTGGAAAGAGCACGAGTGTGGTAACATGATGTTTGATATTGACAAAGTATGGAAAGCTAGTCTTGATCATGGTTTTTGCCCATTAACCATGGCTTCTGTTACTGAATCCAAGAACTAG